A window from Theobroma cacao cultivar B97-61/B2 chromosome 3, Criollo_cocoa_genome_V2, whole genome shotgun sequence encodes these proteins:
- the LOC18606694 gene encoding endoglucanase 6 — MEKLMRLISMAPLLLLLCLPFAFAGHDYNQALSKSILFFEAQRSGYLPHSQRVTWRANSGLNDGKASGVDLVGGYYDAGDNVKFGLPMAFTITMMSWSIIEYGKQMAASGELGNALEAVKWGTDYLIKAHPEPYVLYGEVGDGNSDHYCWQRPEDMTTDRHAYKIDPSNPGSDLAGETAAAMAAASIVFRRSNPAYSSELLRHAYQLFEFADKYRGKYDSSITVAQKYYRSVSGYNDELLWAAAWLYQASNNQYYLNYLGKNGDSMGGTGWAMTEFSWDVKYAGVQTLVAKFLMQGKAGLHAPVFERYHQRAEYFMCSLIGKGSRNIQKTPGGLIFRQRWNNMQFVTSASFLATVYSDYLTSSRGSLNCAAGNVAPSELLSFAKSQVDYLLGDNPRATSYMVGYGNNYPRQVHHRGSSIVSIKVDPAFVACRQGYANWYTRKASDPNVLTGALVGGPDAYDNFADERDNYEQTEPATYNNAPLLGILARLGGGHGGYNQLLPVVVPAPNPVVAKPKPAPKPKLTPTPASSSSPITIKQKMTTSWNHKGKTYYRYSAVVTNNSYKTVKDLKLSISKLYGPLWGLTKSGNSYGFPSWLNSLPAAKSLEFVYIHSASPADVSVSTYNLA; from the exons ATGGAGAAGTTAATGAGACTCATTTCAATGGCTCCTCTGCTTCTGCTACTTTGTCTTCCTTTTGCATTTGCTGGTCATGACTATAACCAAGCTCTGAGTAAGAGCATTCTCTTCTTTGAAGCTCAAAGATCTGGTTACCTTCCTCATAGCCAGAGAGTCACATGGAGAGCTAATTCCGGTTTGAATGACGGCAAGGCTAGTGGG GTGGATCTGGTAGGAGGGTACTATGATGCAGGGGACAACGTGAAGTTTGGACTGCCCATGGCATTCACCATAACAATGATGTCCTGGAGCATAATAGAGTACGGAAAGCAAATGGCTGCAAGTGGAGAGCTCGGCAATGCTTTGGAAGCCGTTAAGTGGGGAACCGACTATCTCATCAAAGCTCACCCCGAACCCTATGTCCTTTACGGAGAG GTGGGAGATGGGAACAGTGACCACTATTGTTGGCAAAGACCAGAGGACATGACCACCGACCGTCATGCTTACAAGATTGACCCAAGTAACCCTGGATCGGATCTCGCCGGTGAAACCGCAGCCGCCATGGCTGCTGCCTCAATCGTCTTCCGCCGTTCCAACCCCGCGTATTCCAGCGAGCTTCTTCGCCACGCCTACCAG CTATTCGAATTTGCTGATAAATACAGAGGCAAATATGACAGCAGCATCACGGTTGCCCAGAAATACTACCGATCCGTCAGTGGCTACAAT GACGAGTTGTTGTGGGCCGCTGCATGGCTGTACCAAGCTAGTAACAATCAGTACTACTTGAACTATCTTGGAAAGAATGGTGACTCTATGGGTGGAACCGGCTGGGCCATGACTGAGTTTAGTTGGGACGTTAAGTACGCTGGGGTTCAGACTCTTGTCGCCAAG TTCCTAATGCAAGGTAAAGCTGGTCTCCATGCACCAGTGTTTGAGAGGTACCATCAGAGGGCGGAATACTTCATGTGTTCATTGATTGGAAAGGGTAGCCGCAATATTCAGAAGACTCCAGGTGGTTTGATTTTCCGACAGAGATGGAACAACATGCAGTTCGTGACTAGCGCCTCGTTCTTGGCCACTGTGTACTCTGACTACCTCACTTCCTCTAGAGGCAGCTTGAATTGTGCTGCTGGCAATGTTGCACCATCCGAGCTCCTTTCTTTTGCAAAATCTCAG GTGGATTACCTTCTTGGGGACAATCCAAGAGCTACAAGTTACATGGTTGGTTATGGGAACAATTACCCACGACAAGTTCACCACCGGGGTTCTTCAATTGTTTCCATCAAGGTTGATCCTGCATTTGTTGCCTGCCGACAAGGTTATGCCAATTGGTACACCAGGAAAGCCAGTGATCCTAATGTTCTCACTGGTGCTTTGGTTGGAGGACCTGATGCCTATGATAACTTTGCTGATGAAAGGGACAACTATGAACAAACAGAGCCTGCTACCTATAACAATGCTCCTCTTCTTGGCATATTGGCTAGACTAGGTGGTGGTCATGGTGGTTACAACCAGCTCCTTCCTG TGGTTGTCCCAGCTCCTAATCCTGTTGTTGCCAAACCAAAACCGGCGCCAAAacccaaattgactccaaCTCCAG CCTCATCTTCTAGTCCAATTACCATAAAGCAGAAAATGACAACTTCCTGGAATCACAAGGGGAAAACTTACTACAGATATTCCGCAGTTGTGACCAACAATTCTTACAAAACTGTAAAAGATCTCAAGCTTTCGATATCAAAGCTTTATGGTCCTTTATGGGGTCTCACAAAGTCTGGCAATTCTTATGGTTTTCCATCATGGCTCAACTCTTTACCTGCTGCAAAGAGTCTTGAGTTTGTATACATCCATTCTGCTTCTCCGGCTGATGTCTCAGTTTCAACCTACAATTTGGCTTAA
- the LOC18606695 gene encoding probable protein phosphatase 2C 51 encodes MKGYKSKRRIGSEVVMDVYVTKKKRGIKKFTQRSEKVQEKREENKVESVTCVSHGSISVIGRRRAMEDAVKVSVGEIQGYDFFAVYDGHGGAQVANACRDRMHQLVVKEVEERTRGGKGPEWEKVMAACFAKMDEEVSGEDYQGGAGDVDMKTMGSTAVVVLVGRDVVVVANCGDSRAVLCRGGTAVALSSDHKPDRPDERERVETAGGTVINWNGSRVLGVLATSRSIGDQHLKPYVISKPEVSVTERTKSDNFLVLASDGLWDVVSSEIACEVVKRHLDGQIKMRFSDDPQGCTGDRAAEAAAMLAELAVARGSTDNISVIVVELKR; translated from the exons ATGAAGGGCTACAAATCGAAAAGACGGATTGGTTCTGAAGTGGTTATGGATGTCTACGTTaccaagaaaaagagagggatCAAAAAGTTCACACAAAGGTCTGAAAAGGTACaggagaaaagagaagaaaataagGTTGAGAGCGTCACGTGCGTGTCACATGGGTCGATATCGGTGATCGGACGCCGGAGAGCGATGGAAGACGCCGTGAAGGTGTCGGTCGGAGAGATACAAGGGTATGACTTTTTCGCTGTGTATGATGGGCACGGTGGGGCCCAAGTGGCTAACGCTTGCCGTGATAGGATGCACCAGTTGGTGGTGAAAGAGGTGGAGGAGAGGACGCGTGGAGGGAAGGGACCGGAATGGGAGAAGGTGATGGCAGCTTGTTTTGCGAAGATGGACGAGGAGGTGAGCGGAGAAGATTATCAGGGTGGGGCGGGGGATGTGGACATGAAAACGATGGGGTCCACGGCGGTGGTGGTGTTGGTAGGGAGGGATGTGGTGGTGGTGGCCAACTGTGGTGACTCAAGAGCTGTTCTGTGTCGTGGCGGCACCGCGGTGGCTTTGTCTAGTGATCATAAG CCTGACAGACCTGATGAAAGGGAAAGAGTGGAAACAGCTGGGGGAACGGTCATAAACTGGAATGGAAGTCGTGTCCTGGGAGTTCTTGCCACTTCAAGATCGATAG GAGATCAACATTTGAAGCCATATGTAATCTCCAAACCAGAGGTCTCTGTTACTGAGCGAACTAAGTCTGACAACTTTCTCGTATTAGCAAGTGATGGATTGTGGGATGTTGTTTCCAGTGAAATTGCATGCGAAGTAGTCAAAAGACATCTTGACGGACAAATAAAGATGAGATTTTCAGATGATCCCCAAGGATGCACTGGCGACCGTGCAGCAGAGGCGGCAGCAATGCTGGCTGAGTTAGCAGTTGCTCGAGGGAGCACCGACAACATTAGTGTCATTGTAGTTGAGTTGAAAAGGTAA